From one Macaca nemestrina isolate mMacNem1 chromosome 5, mMacNem.hap1, whole genome shotgun sequence genomic stretch:
- the LOC139363243 gene encoding uncharacterized protein, which translates to MQDLVENPPPWLSPFQLASEPSKALVARPLKTKQPTAPSHPVLPDSGDPLFTEPPLYPSGPQVPAPRAESRERAGGEEAAATHGPAERESNFEGPAGRTRGRTLRTSPPQPPDSTVALPLREIGPPDDTGIPRLQYWPFSTSDLYNWKTQSARFSDNPKDLLSLLDSVMFTHQPTWDDCQQLLRILFTTEERERIQVEARKLVPGDDGQPTANPDLINATFPLTRPAWDYNTAEGRGRLRLYRQTLMAGLRAAARKPTNLAKVYSILQEKTESPATYLERLMEAFRQYTPIDPEAPGSQAAIVMSFVNQAAPDIKRKLQKLEDLEGKRIQDLLQIAQRVYNNRDTPEERQFKATEKMTKVLAAVVQKEQLQPEYTQPRRPPRHDNLKKDQCAYCKEAGHWFAFSPSEPKALRLRVE; encoded by the exons ATGCAG gaccttgttgaaaacccgcctccttggctgtcccctttccaattagcctCTGAACCCTCTAAGGCGCTGGTTGCTCGACCACTAAAAAccaagcaaccaactgccccctcccatcctgttctacctgatagcggggacccactgttcacagaaccccctctgtacccctccgggccccaggTTCCGGCCCCTCGGGCTGAGTCGCGGGAGAGAGCAGGCGGAGAGGAGGCGGCCGCCACTCACGGGCCTGCtgaaagagaaagtaactttgaggggccggcggggcggacgcgagggcgcactttgcggactagccccccccagccgcctgactccacggtggctttacccctccgggaaataggacccccagatgacacaggaatccccaggctccagtactggccattctccaccagtgatctgtataactggaagactcagagtgctcggttttcagacaaccccaaagatttactgtctttactggatagtgtcatgttcacccaccagcccacttgggacgattgtcagcagctcctccgaatcttgtttaccacggaagagcgagagagaatacaggtagaagctagaaagctggtcccgggggacgacggtcaaccgactgccaaccccgacctcataaacgcgacctttcctctgaccaggccggcatgggactacaatacggcagaaggtaggggacggctacgcctttatcgccagactctaatggcaggtctccgggcagctgctcgcaagcccactaatttggctaaagtatattctattctgcaagaaaagacagagagcccagccacctacttagaaagattaatggaagcttttagacagtacacccccatagatccagaggctccaggaagtcaggcagctattGTAATGTCattcgtaaatcaggcagccccagatattaaaagaaaactccagaaattagaagacttggaaggaaagcggattcaggacctccttcagatagcccagcgggtttacaataacagagatactccagaagaaaggcaatttaaggccactgaaaaaatgaccaaggtcctggcagcagtagtacagaaagagcaactacagccagagtacacccaacccaggcggccccccaggcatgataatctgaaaaaagaccaatgtgcctactgcaaggaggctggccactgg tttgcctttagcccctcagagccaaaagctcttcgccttcgagtggaatga